In Montipora foliosa isolate CH-2021 chromosome 13, ASM3666993v2, whole genome shotgun sequence, one DNA window encodes the following:
- the LOC137983517 gene encoding uncharacterized protein, with translation MTEKQIDNIDLARYRDDSTKGLILEVDLTYPKEQHDLHNDYPLAPEKVKVGENMLSEYSKKIAKKYNISTGLVNKLIPTLSNKEKYVLHYRNLQLYTDLGLKITKVHRVLEFNQSAWLKQYIDFNTEKRTNAKNAFEKDFFKLMNNSVFGKTMENIRKRVDVRLVTDENKLLKMAAKPTYVSSKIFNENLVAVHKIKETLTLNRPAYVGMCILDLSKTLMYDFHYNYIKQKYGSKAKLLFTDTDSLTYEIETSDVYQDFWNDKDKFDNSDYPQDSQYFNTTNKKVIGKFKDEVAGIPITEFVGLRSKMYSYMKDNDKGGKTAKGIKKNIIKKNITHKNYKNVLFNNEQMHHTMKTIRSNLHQLGSYELNKVSLSCFDDKRYIHSNGVTSYAYGHYKI, from the coding sequence atgacagaaaaacagataGACAATATAGACTTAGCTAGGTACAGAGACGACAGCACTAAAGGTTTGATACTAGAAGTAGACCTAACATATCCGAAAGAACAACATGATTTGCATAATGACTACCCACTAGCACCGGAAAAGGTTAAAGTAGGTGAAAACATGCTATCAGAATATTCCAAAAAAATCGCTAAGAAATACAATATCTCAACTGGTTTAGTTAATAAACTGATACCTACATTAAGCAATAAAGAAAAGTACGTTCTTCATTACAGAAACCTACAATTGTACACTGatcttggtttgaaaataactaaaGTCCATCGAGTACTAGAGTTCAATCAGTCCGCATGGTTGAAGCAATATATTGACTTTAATACTGAGAAAAGAACTAATGCTAAAAATGCTTTCGAGAAAGATTTCTTCAAACTAATGAACAACAGCGTctttggtaaaacaatggaaaacattagaaaaagagtagatgtcagattagtgactgatgaaaacaaactattaaaaatggctgctaaaccaacatatgttagcagcaagatctttaatgaaaatttagtaGCTGTTCATAAGatcaaagaaacactaaccTTAAACAGACCggcatatgtgggtatgtgtatcctagatcttagtaagacactaatgtatgatttccactacaattatatcaaacaaaaatacggcAGCAAAgcgaaattattattcacagacacagacagcttGACCTATGAAATTGAAACCAGTGATGTGTACcaagacttttggaatgataaagacaaattcgaCAACAGTGATTATCCACAAGATTCACAATATTTCaacacaacaaataaaaaagtgatcggtaaattcaaagatgaagtGGCAGGCATACCGATAACCGAATTCGTCGGATTGAGATcaaaaatgtattcatatatgaaagacaatgacaaaggcggaaagacagcaaagggaatcaagaaaaatattattaagAAGAACATCActcataaaaattataaaaacgtacTGTTCAACAACGAACAAATGCATCACACCATGAAAACGATCAGAAGCAACTTgcatcaacttggaagctatgagcTTAATAAAGTATCATTGTCCTGCTTCGATGATAAGCGCTATATTCACAGCAATGGTGTGACAAGTTATGCATACGGACATTACAAAATCTAA
- the LOC137983516 gene encoding uncharacterized protein has translation MVQDYENNIILPPLEFRDGYKPVPLPRTKKPVPLPRTKIEQTVKALKGYTKSFEINIKNNKDPLIQLQNTRNAVANHIENILISMKGLKFVETLRVTFEKETGHEERVVKTAYFNSQPQTITNDTQIEPALSLSKQDILNKIAVWISEGSGWTVESVENHYLNVVKYEPMKGSLYIKLPHELRNSAKGLINMKNEDNECFRWCHIRHLSPQDKYPQRIKKVDKQFIENLDYSGIQFPVTVKQYNKIEKQNEININVFDFEAITEKIHGCQPNDDKSYTEAYQKHTDCGYGYKVVCCYDDTYTKPVQIYKGEKAVYKFMEAMLDEVKYCKKVTKKEFNKPLRMTEDHEKEFQRADKCHICEKEYNKTDVRVRDHCHVTGQYRGSAHQDCNLNFRLTEKIPVIFHNLRGYDSHFIMQEIGEIVKEHKYTNKKGERCQMNINAIPNNMEKYMAFMLGNHLTFIDSFQFMSSSLDKLVSNLPKEALIYTSKKYKGKELDLTSQKGVYPYDFMDSFDKFNEKLPPKEEFYSILNDEDITDDQYKHAQNVWNTFNLKNMGEYHDLYLKSDILLLADVFENFRKTCLQYYKLDPCHYFTSPGLSWDAMLKMTDIKLELMTDIDKFQFIEKGMRGGISYIANRYGKSNNKYMKTYDEKAPSKKIMYLDANNLYGWAMSQLVVLNG, from the exons ATGGTTCAAGattatgaaaacaacataattcTTCCACCACTAGAATTCAGGGATGGATACAAACCAGTTCCATTACCAAGGACTAAAAAACCAGTTCCATTACCAAGGACTAAGATTGAGCAAACAGTAAAGGCATTAAAAGGTTACACAAAGTCTTTTGAGATAaatatcaaaaacaacaaagaccCACTTATAcaactgcaaaatacaagaaacGCTGTTGCTAACCatattgaaaacatattaaTATCAATGAAAGGGctcaagtttgttgaaacactGAGGGTTACATTCGAAAAGGAAACAGGTCATGAAGAAAGAGTCGTCAAAACAGCTTATTTCAACAGTCAAccccaaacaataacaaatgacacacaaattgaaCCAGCTTTATCTTTATCAAAACAAGACATACTGAATAAGATTGCAGTTTGGATTTCAGAGGGATCTGGTTGGACTGTTGAATCAGTTGAAAACCATTATCTTAATGTGGTAAAATACGAACCAATGAAAGGATCATTATACATTAAACTACCacatgaactcagaaacagtgcaaagggattgatcaacatgaaaaatgaggataatgaatGTTTTAGATGGTGCCATATTCGACATTTGAGCCCTCAAGACAAATACCCTCAGAGAATCAAAAAAGTTGACAAgcaatttattgaaaatttagATTATTCAGGAATTCAATTCCCTGTGACTGtgaaacagtacaacaaaatagaaaagcagaatgaaataaacatcaatgtatttg ACTTCGAAGCcataactgaaaaaattcaTGGATGTCAACCCAATGATGATAAATCATACACAGAGGCTTATCAAAAGCATacagactgtggttatggatacaaggttgtttgttgttatgatgatacatacacaaaaccagtacaaatttataaaggtgaaaaagctgtttacaaatttatggaagctATGCTGGATGAAGTCAAATATTGCAAGAAGGTTACAAAAAAAGAATTCAACAAACCATTGAGAATGACTGAAGATCatgaaaaagaatttcaaagaGCTGATAAATGCCATATATGTGagaaagaatacaataaaactGATGTAAGAGTAAGAGATCACTGCCATGTGACCGGTCAGTACAGAGGATCCGCACATCAAGATTGTAACCTAAATTTCAGATTGACTGAGAAAATACCAGTTATATTTCACAATCTCCGTGGGTATGACagtcattttataatgcaagaaATTGGTGAAATAGTCAAAGAGCATAAATACACAAATAAGAAAGGTGAAAGGTGTCAAATGAATATCAACGCCATACCAAACAACATGGaaaagtatatggctttcatgcttggtaatcatctgaccttcattgatagttttcaatttatgagCTCAAGTCTTGATAAACTGGTGAGCAACCTACCAAAAGAAGCATTGATATATACATCTAAAAAATACAAAGGTAAAGAGCTTGATTTAACGTCACAAAAAGGAGTATATCCATACGACTTCAtggatagctttgataaattcAACGAAAAGCTACcaccaaaagaagaattttacagtatATTAAATGATGAGGATATAACAGATGATCAATACAAACATGCTCAAAATGTATGGAACACTTTTAATCTGAAAAATATGGGTGAGTACCATGACTTATATCTTAAATCCGACATACTTCTGTTAGCAGATgtctttgaaaactttcgaaaGACCTGTCTGCAATACTACAAACTAGACCcctgtcattattttaccagtcCTGGGCTTTCCTGGGATGCTATGCTAAAAATGACTGATATCAAATTAGAGCTTATGACTGATATTGATAAgtttcaattcattgaaaaaggCATGCGTGGAGGTATCAGTTACATAGCCAACCGATATGGAAAGTcgaataataaatacatgaaaacatatGATGAAAAGGCGCCCTCAAAGAAAATAATGTATCTTGATGCTAACAATCTGTATGGTTGGGCAATGAGCCAACTGGTGGTTTTAAAtggatga